A genomic window from Cytobacillus suaedae includes:
- a CDS encoding GNAT family N-acetyltransferase yields the protein MNSVEMAPNHLDFFTMLIEDSPLWKENELKDLALDAYLHGYSSLHGDWKVWIDKGIPIGITFTVNKAPSNHKMWLGTILIAKEHRNKGYARKILQALADKAVSRGDEAVFCGIPIEINEWSIFLGKCGFEQFKIEKDEYGRNYLVFVLPLK from the coding sequence ATGAATTCAGTCGAAATGGCTCCTAACCATTTAGATTTCTTTACCATGCTGATAGAGGATAGTCCTCTTTGGAAGGAGAATGAATTAAAAGATTTAGCACTGGACGCATATTTGCATGGATATTCTTCTTTACATGGGGACTGGAAGGTATGGATAGATAAAGGTATACCTATAGGAATTACCTTTACTGTTAATAAGGCACCTTCAAATCATAAAATGTGGCTTGGAACCATTTTAATTGCTAAAGAACATAGGAATAAAGGATATGCTAGGAAAATACTCCAAGCACTTGCAGATAAAGCCGTCTCAAGAGGAGACGAGGCAGTCTTTTGCGGTATTCCAATCGAAATAAATGAATGGTCTATATTCTTAGGGAAATGTGGATTTGAACAATTTAAAATCGAAAAGGATGAATATGGCCGGAATTATTTAGTATTTGTACTACCGCTAAAATAA
- a CDS encoding DUF5325 family protein encodes MKSINFPMLGIALLTAICIMLIGVSIALRSVLGIVLSIIAVFIVTGFGFVTKKKLREKGRI; translated from the coding sequence ATGAAATCAATCAACTTTCCGATGCTAGGCATTGCTTTATTAACTGCAATTTGCATTATGCTTATTGGAGTTTCCATTGCTTTACGCAGTGTATTAGGTATAGTGTTGTCAATCATAGCTGTTTTTATTGTTACGGGTTTTGGCTTTGTTACCAAGAAAAAGCTACGTGAAAAAGGCAGGATTTAA
- a CDS encoding UPF0223 family protein, which produces MDYQYPISPDWKTEEIIDVINFYQSVEKAYEKGINREDLMLTYRRFKEIVPSKAEEKQIDREFEEISGYSSYRIIKKAKEAEANVTIKG; this is translated from the coding sequence TTGGATTATCAGTACCCAATTTCACCAGACTGGAAAACAGAAGAAATCATTGATGTGATAAACTTTTACCAATCTGTGGAAAAAGCATATGAGAAAGGGATTAATCGTGAGGACTTAATGTTAACGTACCGCAGATTTAAAGAGATTGTCCCGAGTAAAGCCGAAGAAAAACAGATAGACCGAGAGTTTGAAGAAATTAGCGGTTATTCCTCATACAGGATTATTAAGAAAGCCAAGGAAGCAGAGGCAAACGTAACTATTAAGGGTTAA
- the typA gene encoding translational GTPase TypA, which yields MNIRNDIRNIAIIAHVDHGKTTLVDKLLHQSGTFRTNEQVEERAMDSNAIERERGITILAKNTAINYKDKRINIMDTPGHADFGGEVERIMKMVDGVLLVVDAYEGCMPQTRFVLKKALEQKLTPIVVVNKIDRDFARPAEVVDEVIDLFIELDATEEQLEFPVIYASAINGTASTNPEQQDENMESLFEAVLEHIPAPVDNSDEPLQFQVALLDYNDYLGRIGIGRVFRGTMKVGEQVALMKLDGTVKQFRVTKMFGFIGLKRIEIQEAKAGDLVAVSGMEDINVGETVCPVTHQDALPVLRIDEPTLQMTFLVNNSPFAGKEGKFVTARKIEERLRAQLETDVSLRVENTDSPDAWVVSGRGELHLSILIENMRREGFELQVSKPEVIVREIDGVRSEPVERVQIDVPEEHTGSIMESIGARKGEMLDMINNGNGQVRLIFMVPARGLIGYTTEFLTLTRGFGIINHSFDSYQPMASGQVGGRRQGVLISMESGKASQYGIMGIEDRGTIFVEPGTDVYEGMIVGEHTRENDLTVNVVKIKQMTNMRSANKDQTTTMKKPRLMSLEESLEYLNDDEYCEITPESIRLRKKILEKNERERVTKKKKLAESAK from the coding sequence TTGAACATTCGCAATGATATCCGTAATATCGCGATTATTGCCCACGTTGACCATGGGAAAACTACTTTGGTTGACAAGTTATTACATCAATCTGGAACATTTAGAACTAATGAACAGGTTGAAGAACGTGCCATGGACTCAAATGCAATTGAACGTGAGCGTGGAATAACAATTTTAGCGAAAAATACGGCAATTAACTATAAAGATAAGCGTATTAATATCATGGACACACCTGGTCACGCGGACTTCGGTGGAGAAGTAGAACGTATCATGAAAATGGTTGATGGAGTTCTACTTGTTGTTGATGCTTATGAAGGCTGTATGCCACAAACACGTTTTGTGTTAAAAAAAGCATTAGAACAAAAGCTTACACCAATCGTTGTTGTGAACAAAATTGACCGTGATTTTGCTCGTCCAGCAGAGGTTGTTGATGAAGTAATTGATTTATTTATTGAACTAGATGCTACAGAAGAACAATTAGAGTTCCCTGTAATTTATGCATCAGCGATCAACGGAACGGCTAGCACAAACCCTGAACAACAAGATGAAAACATGGAATCACTTTTTGAAGCTGTTTTAGAGCATATTCCTGCTCCAGTTGATAATAGTGACGAACCACTACAATTCCAAGTTGCTTTATTAGACTATAATGACTATTTAGGTCGTATTGGTATAGGGCGTGTATTCCGCGGTACAATGAAAGTTGGAGAACAGGTTGCTTTAATGAAGTTAGATGGAACTGTTAAACAATTCCGTGTTACGAAAATGTTTGGTTTCATTGGACTAAAGCGTATTGAAATTCAAGAAGCTAAAGCTGGAGATCTAGTTGCAGTTTCTGGAATGGAAGATATTAACGTTGGTGAAACTGTTTGTCCTGTTACTCATCAGGATGCTCTACCAGTGCTTAGAATTGACGAGCCAACACTACAAATGACATTCCTAGTTAATAATAGTCCGTTTGCTGGTAAAGAAGGTAAATTTGTAACTGCACGTAAAATCGAAGAGAGACTACGTGCTCAATTAGAAACTGATGTAAGTTTACGTGTTGAAAATACAGATTCACCAGATGCTTGGGTTGTTTCAGGACGTGGGGAACTCCACTTATCTATTTTAATTGAAAACATGCGTCGTGAAGGCTTTGAACTTCAAGTATCAAAACCGGAAGTTATTGTACGTGAAATTGATGGTGTTCGTTCGGAACCTGTAGAACGAGTTCAAATTGATGTTCCTGAAGAACATACTGGTTCTATTATGGAGTCAATTGGTGCACGTAAAGGTGAAATGCTTGATATGATTAATAATGGAAATGGCCAAGTTAGGTTAATCTTCATGGTTCCTGCAAGAGGTCTAATTGGTTATACTACTGAGTTCTTAACTCTAACTAGAGGTTTCGGTATTATCAACCATTCATTTGATAGCTACCAGCCTATGGCTTCAGGTCAAGTAGGTGGTCGTAGACAAGGTGTTCTTATTTCTATGGAGAGCGGTAAAGCAAGTCAGTATGGAATTATGGGTATTGAAGATCGTGGAACGATTTTCGTTGAACCTGGTACTGATGTTTATGAAGGTATGATTGTTGGAGAACATACACGTGAAAATGACTTAACTGTTAACGTAGTAAAAATTAAGCAAATGACAAATATGCGTTCTGCAAATAAAGATCAAACAACAACAATGAAAAAACCTCGTTTAATGTCACTTGAGGAATCACTTGAGTATTTAAATGATGATGAATATTGTGAAATTACACCTGAATCTATTCGCCTTCGTAAAAAGATATTAGAGAAAAACGAACGTGAAAGAGTTACAAAGAAAAAGAAATTAGCAGAATCAGCAAAATAA
- a CDS encoding inositol monophosphatase family protein, with translation MGDLNEMYRNAMEWTREAGKRIRESFQTKLTIHTKSNADDLVTNIDRETEQFFIQHIKAAYPSHKIMGEEGFGDKIESLQGPVWIIDPIDGTMNFIHQQRNFAISVALYEDGIGKFGMVYDVVHDELYHAISGGGAFLNDEQIPMLSSVELNKAILGINATWVTDNKRIDSAILAPLVKSVRGTRSYGAATLEFVYVVTGRLDAYISMRLSPWDFAAGAILIEEVGGIVTTLNGNPLNFLGENTILVTNKSLHKTIVEDYVLK, from the coding sequence ATGGGTGATTTAAATGAAATGTACAGAAATGCCATGGAGTGGACTCGTGAAGCTGGAAAGAGAATTCGGGAATCATTTCAAACGAAATTAACAATCCATACTAAATCAAATGCCGATGATTTAGTCACAAACATTGACCGAGAAACTGAACAATTCTTTATTCAGCATATAAAAGCTGCATATCCTTCTCATAAAATAATGGGTGAGGAAGGATTTGGAGATAAAATTGAATCACTTCAGGGACCGGTTTGGATTATCGATCCTATTGATGGAACAATGAATTTTATACATCAACAAAGAAACTTTGCTATTTCAGTTGCTTTATATGAAGATGGAATTGGAAAGTTTGGAATGGTATATGATGTTGTACATGACGAACTTTATCACGCAATTAGTGGGGGAGGAGCGTTCTTAAATGATGAACAGATTCCCATGCTTTCTTCTGTCGAGTTGAATAAAGCTATTTTAGGTATAAACGCTACTTGGGTAACCGATAACAAGCGAATCGATTCAGCAATTTTAGCCCCACTTGTTAAGTCCGTAAGGGGAACAAGGTCTTATGGAGCAGCTACTCTAGAATTTGTGTATGTAGTTACTGGGAGACTGGATGCATATATCTCAATGAGACTATCTCCATGGGATTTTGCTGCAGGAGCAATCCTTATAGAAGAAGTGGGTGGCATTGTTACAACATTAAATGGGAATCCACTTAATTTTTTAGGGGAAAACACAATTCTTGTAACGAACAAAAGTTTACATAAAACAATTGTAGAGGATTATGTTTTAAAGTAG
- a CDS encoding DUF1054 domain-containing protein, whose translation MDFKGFTNEDFNVFTIEGLDARMEALKETIRPKLEALGEHFSPTLSTLVGEEMFFHVAKHARRSVNPPKDTWVAFANNKRGYKMVPHFQIGLWETHIFIWFAVIYEANGKEVFGKSLEKNITKINELIPTDFVWSMDHTKPEVISNMGLSQDDLLSMFTRLQTVKKAEILCGITIDRNSAVKMTSDQFIQKVDDTFKQLIPLYRLSSNSI comes from the coding sequence ATGGATTTTAAAGGTTTTACGAATGAGGATTTTAATGTATTTACAATTGAGGGTTTAGATGCCCGAATGGAAGCACTAAAAGAAACCATCCGACCAAAGCTTGAGGCTTTAGGAGAGCATTTCTCTCCTACATTATCAACCTTAGTTGGAGAAGAAATGTTCTTTCATGTTGCTAAACATGCGAGAAGATCTGTAAATCCACCTAAAGATACTTGGGTTGCGTTCGCTAATAATAAAAGAGGATATAAAATGGTCCCACATTTTCAAATAGGATTATGGGAAACACATATCTTTATCTGGTTTGCTGTAATCTATGAAGCAAACGGAAAAGAAGTGTTTGGAAAGTCGTTAGAAAAAAACATAACTAAAATTAATGAGCTTATCCCTACTGATTTTGTTTGGTCAATGGATCATACAAAACCTGAGGTAATATCAAACATGGGATTATCGCAAGATGACCTATTATCGATGTTCACTCGTCTCCAAACTGTAAAAAAAGCAGAAATTTTATGCGGTATAACAATTGATAGAAACAGTGCAGTTAAAATGACATCTGACCAGTTTATTCAAAAAGTTGATGACACTTTTAAACAACTTATTCCTTTATACCGACTCTCTAGTAATTCAATATAA